The window TTATCACCTTGACCTCCATACTCTGGCCGCGGGAAAAATATCAACATATGTAGGTCAGTGATTAAAAGAATATATGATGACTGCCTCCTTTGATAAGCTAGATGATACCCTTTCAGGGTGCTGTAAAACTGACACTACAAGTCCATGTTTTCAAAGATTGTTTAATAATTCTATGGAGTTGGGATAATGGGGTTTTTGAAAGACCAATCTTTCTGTATACATAAATTCATagcaatatttcttatatatgaaGTGAGTTGGTCTGAAGAATTTTTATTGGTGATGAATTTGTTTATGACTCCATGGACTCTTATGATGGTAGAAGTCAAGCCAAGATGACAAAATATATGTCAGTTGCCTTTTTCTGTTCAAAGGAGAAAATGAATGGAAGGGTCCCAATATAATTAACCTGCCAGCACTTAGTTCTGACCCCTCCATCATGTGAAGTCATTTTGAATGTTTACCACTGGTCTATACATTTGGTAGATAGATACACCATAAGAGTAGCAAGTAGATCCATCATGTTCAGGGGCAATTGATTTCATGGAGAACATAATGATCACTAGAACTATGAGATGAACATTTTGTTAATAATCCCTTAGAGAAAAAAAAGGGAGATCTGAGGAAGTGGTTGACTGAAATGCATACAACATATCTCCTTGTGCATATGATTACGAAGAGCTTAATTTTTAGTAAATGTCTTTTAGTGAACTTCTACCTGAGACAAATATCTTTGTATATGTGGTCCATCCATACCTCACTGACTAGTTCTTCTTGCCACCATTCTTAATCCAATTTTATTCTTTCCAGTTTTCTAAAAATTAGATCAACTAATGGTGATTTCTCATAAATAAAGAGAAATTCATGCTTCCAGCAATTTTTAAGATTACAAGTTCAACAAGTCAACATCCTTAATAAAGTCTTCTTATGAAGGAGTGTCCCTTTTTAgtgtttttcagaaatatttaataTTGGGAATGAAATCCTACAATAATGCATAACAATATAATTAGCATATTTTATATATCTAATTATAAATCTGCTTGAGTAAAAATTCCTTTTCAGGTAAGTTATTATGAAATTCCTATGAGACGATATGTACAGATTTAGGAAGAGGATATGTGGAGAAAATTAAACATTATCTGCTTATATGAATTGTTTGACTTTAAGAAATGCTCAAGAAAGATTTCCTAtttatgaaaatgaatgtcaatagACACACAACATACATGTAAGAACAATATATTGGTCaggaataattaaaaaattaccTTGAGCAGTTctgaaagatgtgtgtgtgtgtgtgtgtgtgtgtgtgtgtgtgtgtgtgtgtgttactattCTTCATATTTACAaacattttttccttattttgaaaAGCCATCTCCCATAATAAAAAGGGTTATATGtgagagaaagaaaatttgaGAGAGATGTgataatattcattttatcatGGGAAGTTCAGATTGTATGATCGCATGATATCCTATAGTCAGGTGTAGTGCCTTTATTGAGACCAATAAGAAATCAAGATTTGTTTCAAAACAGGATGGTTTTTTGTAAAAGAGTTCAAGGCTTTCTCTAAATTCTGGCAGGAGGTGACACTAATCTCTAATTGGGGTTTTTCTGATGCTGCATAAAACATCTTTACTTGCCACAGATTCTGTTAATATTATTAGAGCTTCAAGGTTGCAAAACTCATGCAGAACACTTTGGCATATAACTTTAATCCTCCATGATGACAGGCTTAAACATTATTCAATGAATGGTTTTTAGTAACACTTCAACAATGCTATGTTTTCTTCAAATATCAGACCCAAGACTTAATAGGATGTgacataatttatataaatttgtagCTTATTTGGTGAGGATATATTTTAAACAAGTTAGTTCCCCAAAACTTGTAAAATGTCATTCTCTGAGCCTCTTGGCTCTCATTTCCTATTTTGTGTGCCTTAATAAGACATCCAGGATACTCTCTGCTCTACAGGTCTAATCATCAAAATATTATCAATATTATAGAACAGTATGACATTGTGAGTTGTAAAGACAATTAAGATATCTATAGAcctctgggcatggtggcacatgcttataatcccagtgagtcAAGAGACTCAGAAAAGTGATTCACAaggttgagaccagcctgggtaacttagaaagacactgtctcaaacttaaaaataaaaatggctcagTGCtggaatgtccctgggttcaatacccagtacaataaaaacaataacaactaacCATAGACTGCCTTTTGGCAGAGAACAGAAGAGTAGAAACAATCCCATAAAAGTATATTGCTGACCTTACCAGGTACAAGCAGATTGCTTCTGGTGTTCTTTTATAAATAGGTATAGAGAAATAGAAGTCATTGCCAAGTAAGTAACTGTATATAAGACACCTAGAATGGTATTGCTTTGCTCCATTAAATATATcagttctgaaactttagtggaaTGTAGACCAATGAAGTTGGCATCAATGTACATAATTATTCAAGGTTCACCTACTCTTTGCACAGGCTAATCATAACAAAAATGGAAATAGTGGTCAAAATCACTCCCTCCCTATTATTTCCTTCTGTTTCAGTGCAAACTACCATATTAACAAATcttagactgggtaatttataaacataagaattttatttctcttagttCTTATGGTTAAGAAGTCCAAATCGAAATAAGAGAAGATTTGGGTTTGGTGAGAGGCCCCTGCTTCATTGATGTTGCCTTCTTGCTACATCTTCATATTGCAAAAGGAGAAAACAACACCCTTTGGTCCTCCTTTGTGAGGGCAAAAGTCTATTAATGAAAGTGAAATTCTCATGTGCCAACCATGCACTAAAGGTCCATTTCTCCCTTCTATGGCATTCTGGATTAAGTTTCAAGATATGAATTTGTAGAGGCATGAACACTGAGAACTGAGCACTTCATAAAGCATTTCTACAGTTACCCTAGGAAAGCAATGTAGCTTTCACTTAGTGCTTTCCAGCATTATGCATCTGAGCATTGCATGGCTCAGATGGTTCAGGGACCTATGTGGGGATTTTGCCTGTTACTAAGAATGCATACTTCCCTTATTACTAAAGAACATGGGGAAATAACCACAGAGTGAATGACTGCTTCTTAGAAATTTTACATagaataaaactccatttatCACCTAATTGCTATAAAGTTCTATTTGGACAATTCTAGCATAAAAgccctctattaaaaaaaaataaataatagtatcATATTGAGTAAGAGTATTCAATcagaagagagtgcatcaatataTCAATTTAAACCAACATGAATGATTTGTTTATTGGcaatttacatattttaattgtgaaatagaaacaaaaatattatcTTGTTTGCATgtcattcaattttatttttcatgttaaaaaacataaatttataaTGAGTTTTAAACTCTAAACCAGAAATTGGATTATCAAAAATttctgaatatgtatgtcaattaGTTGATATACACACTGAGAATAGAAAGTGATGGGGAACCTGATGATATTCAGGACAAAAAAAAAGCCCATATTGATGACATATTGGAAAAGACAGAGGAAATAATGTTATACTTTAACCTACAATAATCATGAGAAATATGTAATGTCAAAGAATTGAAATGTAACTTTTAAAGTGCTTCAAGTTTTCTAACAGAAAACCATCAAGAAAAATTGAGTTATGACTAGATTAATTAGGATTTGCCTTTTAATATAATGCAAATAATGTCATAATCACTCTATTTTGAATAACAGTGTTTAGctcatttgagaaattttgagtaacaatatctattttattaaaaatcaatCAAAGAATATGCCTTCATGTCAAAATTTGTGtagtaataatatattttataaaatctagaAATAATCTAAGTCAGAATATAATCTGAAGACATAGTATGAGGAAACAAGTAGTTTATTTCTATTATACAAATGAATTTGGATTAAACTTTTAATAAACATTAATTTAAATCTAGTCATGGACTTTAACAAAAAATTTCTCAATTAATAAAAATCTGTATATACAACTATTTATTATTCAGCTTGGCCTTTCCATAAATATTATTTGCATTTGTAAACTCTCATATGCAAAACCAATAACATTTTCCCATTAATCatcattaaaatttcaaaaatgcaTCTTTTGACAATATAAAATCTAGTTGGAAAATAATGAATATAATACTTAGAAAATATTGATGCTATTTCTGAAAATCTTCTGCCTTTTTATTGTCAATAAATGCTTTAGAGTTTTAAATAAACATGGAAAACTTAGAGTAAAATATAATTTATCTTTCAGAACACTGAATAAATGAacagactttttaatttttaagaaacttATTTTCCATCTTAATTAACTGATTAAGCTGCATTAATCAATCTTACATATAATTTTATTGACCTTGAAGactttaaaacataaataaaatggagCACTATTGTATTTATTTTGCTTCTGATTTCTTACTGGTAGTAATTCTCTGATAAATTCTTTAATGCAAACATGTATATTAAGGAGTCAGTGTTTAAGTTACAAAACAAAATGgcttctgaaaaaataaaaacatcatgcCACCTGCAGAAATGAGACAGTAATTCCGGAGTATATTTTGACCAGTTTTTTCCTCTGAATAGGagcaaatagtaaatattttatgttttataagcCATACAGTTTATTTTGCAACTACTAAATTCTGCTCTTGTAGTGAGGTAAGAACCATCAACAAATGGCATGACTCCATTCCAATAAAACTCTATTTCCAAAACAGGCAAGAAGCCATATTTTCCCTGAGGGACACAATTTGTCAACCTGTGACTTAAATAACAAGGGGCATGTTTACAGatttttgaacattttaaaagctGTTACAAAATTTAACAAAAAGAACAGTCAGTAAAGGGAAAAAAGTAAACTAAAACTATAGTATGGTATTTATTTATAATAGAAGGTCTGGAACCAAGAATCCTGGTAATTATAATGTTcatgctttttattttaatatcccAATACACACTCACAATCAAATCACTTCAAAGTTTCAGAACCAGgctcatttttatgttttcatttagcATATATTTGAGTAGCAAAGAGGCACAGAGCAAAGAAAGCTCTTCTGAAACTCTCTGGCTCAGAACTACTCTTTACAGTATATGGAAAGTAAAGGTTAAGAGAGGttgagtgtgacagaaagaaggtctCTGCTCAGTGTAAAATTATCTTTGCATTAGAAATTTGTCCAGGAACACAAAAGATACCAAGAATTCTGACCTTTAGGTGAATAAACCTTTTAAAATCTGTTCTTCTACTCCATAAAGCAGAATTGGTGAGTCAACACTATGACAACCACACAAAAGTACATACCAAACTGTTACAAATGGACAGCAATGAATAATagcatcttaaaatatatagaaaatcaatTTAATCTTTACCTTTATAAAAGGTATTTCTCAGAACTAGACTTTGCACAACTTTCAAGTGAAATCAGGACAGGCAATTACTGTGTCCCAGAACATCCAATCATCTGATTCACATGTCCTTTACAGAATAACTGGAAACACTTCAACAATTATATATTCTGATAAAAAAGAACATATAAGACAAATGTTTGATTAGATCAGTGAAAGTATTAAGATCAATGATTTAAAATacatactaggaaaaaatataaaatacctgTTAACATTTCAGTGACTGCTGTGAAGACAAATAGACAAATTcttctataaatattttcataGGAATGAGAAAATAATGGACCTTATAAACTCATTTTTGTAGTAACAATATTTATTAAAAGCTAACATAATAATTATATTCAAAGTATGGatctacaaataataataacaaactgAATAAAAATACTGAAATATTATACCACTGTTCCAACTACCAGAATGGTTATTCAAGGTAATTATATATGAAAGAATAATAACTCATAACAACTGACAAAACTTTAACTACATTGGTTTATACAAAAAAAAGGACAGTTGGATTTTGGGGTTTGTGTGTACAAAGTTTGACTATGGAATTGGTTTTGGTCCACCAAGCATTTCTCTTcctctaatatatatattatgtatatcacTAGAGTTTTGTACAGTCATACAATGAAGGAAATttttgtcatttgtgacaacatagatGAATCTGGGGGAtattatggtaagtgaaataaggcaggctagcttaggtgtccatcaatagatTAATGGGTAAATAAAACATAGTACATAAACACAATGGTGTTTTacttagtcataaagaagaattaaattattgcattttctggcaaatggatgaaactggagaacaccaagctaagtgaaataagcctatgtcagaaagtcaagggttggaggttttctctcatatgcaaaagttagagagaaaagagaattaaaaaaaaaacaatgagggTAATCTCAGGAAACAAGGTGTTATAGTACAGCAGAGAAGGGGGAGATAGGAGGGGACTGTCAGAGGATGTTCTGGGGAATTAAATTGTTCAAATTATGTAATGTGCATGAATGAAgatatcacaatgaatcccatttttatttgtatttataatgtacaaattaaaaaaattaatagaagggAGACCTGTAGAGTATAAGAAGGGGATAAGGAGgagaaaagaggaaaggaaaagggGATTAGTGGAGATAAAATGGAGCATATTATGTTATGTCAtctatgaatatgtcacaatgtgTGTCATTATTATGTATAGATATAATGTactaatgaaaacaattaaaaattaagaaaaaattatctaATTCATCTAAAGAAGTCGACCTCATAGAAATTGAGTGTGTAACACTGGCTACTAGGAGCTGGGGTGGAGAGAAGTTGCTCAGGCAATATGTAATTACAGTTGGGTAAGGGGAATAAGTTCATGAgatcttttattgatttatttttttttgcgtGGCAACTACACTTATTGACAACATATTGCATTCTTGAAAATGCAAAGAGGTTTTAAATGCTTTTAgaacaaaatcaataaatatattaggTAATGCAATATAATCATTCCACTTAACTCATCATGTTGCTTATAATAAATGCATACAACTTTTAGCTTTCAGGCCAAAAGAAAGATCCTGGATGTCGTGATTGAAAAGAGAACAGGTTTTAGAATGCTTTCTCATTGTAGATGGCAAACCATAAAGAATGTGGAACAAAGTGGTTCTTGTTGATACTAAATCAACTAATTCTGGTTTCAAACTACCACTGCAATTCCTCCATGTAAAGTACTAATCTTCCTTATTGTTTAATAGAATTTGAGTCAGAATTCTGTTACTTCCATCCAAAACTTCCATACTAATTCACAACCACTAAGATACAAAGGGAATCTGTAACTGTAATCATTATTCATCTGCTTCCAAAGGTCATATGTGTAGGACTCTCATCAACAggtgatgaaaatatattttaattgtgctgaaaatgtgaacatagatataAAAAATGGCATTTTTTTCTGGAACTTGGATATTTCCCTGTTTGAAAGGCATTCCTTATTATGTAGATCACTATTTCTCAACTGTAGGCTACGACATTTCAGGTTACATACTTTTCTTGTGGTCAACTATCCTGTAACATGTGTGATATTTAGCAGAATCCTTTACTTTAATTCACAAAATACCAATAAAAAGTTACTCTCCCATACCCAATCATGACAACCAAAATTTTCTCCAGATATTGTCAAATGAACCCTGGATAATAAATTTGCCCAGAGGACTAGATTGATTCAGAATAAGTTAaagactgttactggtaatgaaatgTGGTTTTGACTTTCTTTAAATCTTCCAAATAATTTTGTATATCTTTCTTTTGACAATAttctaaaattactttttaaaatacttcTTTAATAATTGTGTGAATAAACACACAAAATAGAAGCTCACCTGTTTGATCCTAATAATAGTAAACTGGTTTATGGGATGACTAAGTTATATACTAGGGTCTAATTTTAACTTGTTTTAACAGCCCAGTTTGTTATGCCTTAATTATAAAACTAAGCTATGGCAGGTCAGATGAGTAGCAAGGCATGGGATAACAGTAACCAATAGCAATGGATGctacaaaattcaaaatttcatAGTACTACTGAAGTACAATTATCATAGAAGTcataaactttaaataatgacttATTAAAAGTTATTAAAAGTTATTAAACTTTAGATATGAACTTTATTACATGCTAAGTGCAACACAGGTAGATTTCTATGGCTAGAGGGCCCTCAACTTTTGATCTTCATTGCACTTATCGGGCAgacaaattgaaaaagaaaaagaaaacaaaaattctgCCCCTTGGAAAGAACATAAGTTAAAAGACTGATGAATATAATATTTAATGTTTTGCATTCTTAATAGGTATATCAAATATTATGCAACATGTTTGTGTTGGAACGTCATTTGAAATGAGTTTTGAAATTGATATATACAAATAATATTTCTAAGGTAAAAAATATGATAAATTAATCAATACATTGCTAAGAATCTGCTATGATCTATCtagtctttatttttcttcatgtgcAGGTTGATCTACTTCTTGGTTATTAGagcactctctctctcctctcctctctctcctctctctctctctctctctctctctctctctctagatatatatatatatatatatatatatatatatatatatatatatgtgtgtgtgtgtgtgtgtgtgtgtgtgtgtgtgtgtgtgaaataatttataatttatttggtTTCACTTACTGAAATTAAAAGAAATCCAAATTTACCCTATTCTTGGTCACTTGTGATTGACTTCTTAGTGCCATCTATTAACCAAACTGACTTTCCTTTAAATgatttactgtttgaattttgtgGAAATCCGGGCAAGGAGGATGGACTGTTCATCCCGGGGAGAAGCACTGGAGGAAGGCCAGGGAGTCCCGGATAGGCTGCTGGCAAACTGATACCATGGAGGGAGCTGCTGTCCATCATGCCTGGCTGCTGTACAGTTAAGCCCAGAACATCTGAAGCTTTCTTTATTCGATCAAGTTCTTGCTGTGCCATCAGCTGCCGAACAGTAGTTGGAGCTAAATAATCTTTCTCCCGATCCAGCTGACTGCCCACGGTCTCTCTCACTTTTGAAATGTGCTGTTTGGAGAAAATATGATCTCTGATGGACAAGCGGGCAGAGTATTTCACCCTGCAGAGAGTACACTCTGGTTTGGTGCCTCCCGTTCCACTTTGATTGATCATGAAAGGCTTCCCTATGttgattttaaatttcttttcttttgcccTTGCGTTTTGAAACCACACCTGGACCACCCGTTTGGGCAGACCAATCTCATTGCCCAGCATTTCACATTCTTTCATGGTTGGCGTTCGGTAGTCACTGAAGCAAGCCTTGAGAACCTTGAGTTGAAAATTGCTCATCTGGGTCCTAAAACGCTTGTGACCTGGCCGATCATTACTTTTGGATTTAAAAGGGTTGCTAGACCCAAATGGATTCGGTGAGCTGGGGTCAGCTATGCTGGAGGTTTCACTGCGATCAGCGTTGTCATCAGGGTCATCTGTGATATAAAAGCTTTGGTTACGGTCACCATCTttctcattgaaatggattgatgGACTGGTAAGTGAAAAGAGAAATTTGTCATCGCAGACCtcagttgtgggtgtggttgctgGTTTTGGCAAAGCATCCAGAGTTTTTGGCTCTTTAGGAGAGAGTGCTGGTTTCACATCTGCAGAACTTCCTGTGGTACTTTCCATCTCAGTGTTTCCCTCATCTCCAGTGGTGGCATCGCTGATAGCTGTATTGATGGACGAAGTCTCATCAAAGTCAGCTTTAGTTTGATCATATCCAGACAGGAGGGGCGTTTAAATTCTCTACATCCTCAGGACATTCTGCTTTAATAGAAGAAGGGCTTAAAAGATTCTTCGGTGACAGCTCTGCTGTTTTACTAACAGGTGTTGACACTGTAGAAGCCAATTCATTCTCACTCAATAGATCAATTTTAGTTAATGGCAAAGATGGATaatcaaaataaatgtatttctgtGGGCTTTCTCCTCCGTCCTCTGTGGATATTAAAGGGCTTGGTGGCAAGATGTAACCTGCCTGCTTTCCTTCATTCCAGTGCCGAGAGCGAATGTGGCTTTCTAAAGCTGACTTTGCCTTAAACAGGGCTCGGCAGAATGGACACCGTTTATGAGACTGTGCTGGACCCACTGCCCGGAACTGGCCTTTCCTTTCTCGTGCACGTGTATTCTGGAACCAGACTTGCATGACTCTTTTTTTCAGCCCGACTTCACGTGCAATATGATCGAGCATTTTGCGGGTAGGATTGGAGTCTAGCAAATATTTCTCATAGAGTATTTCCAGTTGTTCGGGGGTGATTGAGGTTCTCAAGCGCTTATCACGGTGTTGGTCTTCACTGCTATTCCCACCCTCCTTTTCGCTGCAATTATTATCTTCTTTGTCATCCAGTTTCCTTTTAAGGGAAGCAGCAACAGTGCCTGGGGTGGTAGCGTCGTGGGAGGAACTGGTCTGAGGTGGCATTTGTGTGAGAGAGCTACCCAGCAGCTGTCCAGTCATCAGAGGGTTGTTGGGATCGAATATCATGTAGGGCATGTCCAAGGGCCTTTCCAAGAATGGAGAGTGAAGGAACTGGTTTTGAGCAGTGAGGAAGTGCATGTCCTGGTGCTCCTGCCAAAGTTCCAGCGTTGGGAAGGCAACAGTACACTGATCACATTGGTACTGGAGTAACTGTGGAGGTAGACTGTTCTGGAGAGAAGTCATGGAAATTTGCAGTGGACTGGaagggactgggttttgagaggcCGAAGGAGGTCTTCCAATAAGTTGGGGTTGTTTGGGTGGCTGCGGCTGTGGCTGGGCGGTGGGCGCCTGCGGTGGGTCTGTTGAAGTCGATGCTAACGATGGGGCTGATTTGGTGCCTTGAGAAGGGGGTGAAGGGTCACTCTGCTTTGGCTTTTCTGTGGGATAGTCAGGTTTTGGAGAAGCCTTCTCAGGTTCTGGTTTGGGTGACGAAATCAAGGGCCTGCTAGTCCTCGAGCCAGAACTTGCTGCAGGGACAGTGGAGGTTTTGGCTGCATCCGTTTGTCCAGACACCGCACAATGCTTGTAAACCACCTGATCTGTGGCATCCATGGAGTCTTCCGTCTGGCTTTCATCTTGGGCATCGTCATCTTCATCCTTATAGCACTGTTTTTTCTGATGTGTAATCAAGTCAAAGATCCTGGGGAAAACCACATTGCACTTTTTATATTGGTACTGCATGTTGCTCATTCGAATGTAGTGTTCGTtcgtgagttctctcttttcattGTCTTTAGTTTCTGCTTGGTTCTCATAGCTCTTTTGTGCTTTCTGCCTGGCGTTCTGGAACCATACAACAAAAACCGGAGTGGTTAGATTAAGAATGGTAGAGAGTTGTTCTATTTCATCATCTTTTGGGTAAGCGTTGGTGTCAAAAAAGTCTTGTAGAACCCTCAGCTGGTAGTTGGTAAACCTGGTCCTCGAAGACCTTTTGCTGAAGGAGGCATCCGACTTGTAATGTTCTAAAGAGGCGGGCTGTGGGTCAATTCGGATATCTTCCAAAACAGTAATTGGAGGGTTACTGAAGTTGTATGGTGAATCCTTATTTCTCTGTCGTTCCTTAAAAAGGGTATTTCGAAACCAGTGTTTGATAACTTTTTGAGAAAGGCCAGATTTCTCTGCCATTTCTTGGATCTGTTCTTCACTTGGAGAATTATTGATGTCAAAATAAGCCCTCAGGATTTTTAGTTGATCATCTGTAATTCTTGTCCGGGGGTGTTTGAACTGAGAATGCCTTAAGAAGTTTGGATCTAACCCGAGCTGCTGCTGGCAAAGTTGAGTGAGATCTGCTGAGAGAGTGTCCATCTGTGGCAGCTGCAGGGCAAGCTGTGGGGGGAGTGTGGGGTGTTGCACTGGTTGCATCATGATGGAAGAAAAGAGCGGAAGGTCCAgagaaacaggcagctggactggGGGGGGGTAGCAGAAGGTGGgggtggagggggaggggaaggaggaggaggtggtggcGGAGGGGGGCGGGGGAGTGGGTGGTGGAGCTTGCAGAGGGGTAGAAACCGTGCTTGGGATTTTCATGGGACCCAGGGGAGAAGGCTGTGGGGGAGCTGGTGGCAGGGGAGGAggcggaggtggaggtggaggtggcggTGGCATTTCAGGGGAAGATGGAGAATTTCGATAAAGCTTGTCATAGGCCTCCCTGTACTGAGGAGCAAATTTTTCTAGTGCTCTGTAGGGAAAAAATTGCCCATGTACATGCTCTTGGTGACTCTTCAGAATGAGAACATTGGAAAACAATTTACCACACGTTCCACATTCCAGTTTGTCAGTGTTTTCCCCTTCGCCACTCTTGTTCTTCTTCTGTACCTTCTGCCTGTTTTCGTTATACTGGATGACTAATTCAAAACCAAAGTTTTCCAATAAAGCTTTGGCTGCATTTCCTCTGCCCCCTGAGGCTATTCggggtggagggatggatggttctgaggatttttgctTCTTTATGTCTTTGCCTTCTTTGAGTCCTTCACCTTCATTTACAAATTCTTGCTTTGGTTTCTCTTGCTTTTCGGCAATTTCTTCTGCTTCCTTATAAGATGGTATGTCCTTCATGATCTGGCAGTCTGTATTGGCTAGATTGTTTTGCTCTTGTTTCAATAATTTGCTTGGCTACTGCTGCTGGGGTGGTGgctgcagctgctgctgctgctgtttctGAGGCTGCAGCTGGGGCTGTGTGGCTTGGTACTGTTGTGCTTGCTGCTGTAGAATCTGGAGTTGAGTTTGGCCAACATGATGTTGCATTTGAATCTGCTGAtcctcaagcaaggagccagccATTCCCGTCATGCCCGGAATACCAAATGTGGCAGAGCCTGGCAAGCCCAAATCTGGACCCCGACTGAATTCCGTCCCAGGTATGTAGAATGGAAAGAGAAACTGAGGCTGATGAAACTGCAGCAGTGCTTCTGGAGTCATGGAAAAATGAGGCACAAAGGCTGGGTTTAGAAACTGTGGCTAAAAGAATGCAGCTTGCTGTTGTAAATCATGCTGCAGTTGCATCTGAATTTGTGCTGGTGACTGCAGTGGGTGATGTGTAGGCTGAGAAGAGATTAATTCAGGAGTTTgctttttatttaattctttggCATCTAAGTGGGTATCTTTGCTGTTGACTGCTGCTAAACTCATGGAATCTAACATCCCTTGGCAAGGGCTATTTACGTTTGCTGCAATGCTGTGTTCACTGGCCACATGCCCG is drawn from Callospermophilus lateralis isolate mCalLat2 unplaced genomic scaffold, mCalLat2.hap1 Scaffold_1062, whole genome shotgun sequence and contains these coding sequences:
- the LOC143386194 gene encoding LOW QUALITY PROTEIN: zinc finger homeobox protein 4-like (The sequence of the model RefSeq protein was modified relative to this genomic sequence to represent the inferred CDS: inserted 3 bases in 2 codons; deleted 4 bases in 3 codons; substituted 4 bases at 4 genomic stop codons), yielding MFSAKTASLGAKTCEDDLTEQQLRAEEQSEEIEGAIKPPAVAEDDEKHTSERDNGEGKSSHKDSGIITPEKELKVSVAGGTQPLLLAKEEDVATKSSKPSEENKFCHEQFYQCPYCNYNSRDQSRIQMHVLSXHSVQPVICCPLCQDVLSNKMHLLASHTLHLRSVSPDCVEKLLMTLRIPNVPVPDMMMPNSMLLPAATSEKSERDXTAAMTAEASGKYTGESPMDEKSMAGLEDSKASLEIKSEEQKPAKEPPEILEWNKNSSKDVKIPDTLQDQLNEQQKWQPLSVSDRYVYKYCCNHCSLAFKTMQKLQIHSHYHAIRTATMCNLCQHSFCTFQALKKHLEAGHPELSETELQQLYASLPVNGELWAESEAMAQDDHGLEQEMEREYEVDHEGKASPVGSDSSSIPDDLGSEPKQTLPFRKGPNFTMEKFLDPSRPYKCTVYKESFTQKNILLVHYNXVSHLHNLKKVLQEASSPVPQETNSSTDNKPYKCSICNVAYSQSSTLEIHMRSVLHQTKARAAKLEPSGHVASEHSIAANVNSPCQGMLDSMSLAAVNSKDTHLDAKELNKKQTPELISSQPTHHPLQSPAQIQMQLQHDLQQQAAFFXPQFLNPAFVPHFSMTPEALLQFHQPQFLFPFYIPGTEFSRGPDLGLPGSATFGIPGMTGMAGSLLEDQQIQMQHHVGQTQLQILQQQAQQYQATQPQLQPQKQQQQQLQPPPQQQXPSKLLKQEQNNLANTDCQIMKDIPSYKEAEEIAEKQEKPKQEFVNEGEGLKEGKDIKKQKSSEPSIPPPRIASGGRGNAAKALLENFGFELVIQYNENRQKVQKKNKSGEGENTDKLECGTCGKLFSNVLILKSHQEHVHGQFFPYRALEKFAPQYREAYDKLYRNSPSSPEMPPPPPPPPPPPPLPPAPPQPSPLGPMKIPSTVSTPLQAPPPTPPPPPPPPPPPSPPPPPPPSAPPPVQLPVSLDLPLFSSIMMQPVQHPTLPPQLALQLPQMDTLSADLTQLCQQQLGLDPNFLRHSQFKHPRTRITDDQLKILRAYFDINNSPSEEQIQEMAEKSGLSQKVIKHWFRNTLFKERQRNKDSPYNFSNPPITVLEDIRIDPQPASLEHYKSDASFSKRSSRTRFTNYQLRVLQDFFDTNAYPKDDEIEQLSTILNLTTPVFVVWFQNARQKAQKSYENQAETKDNEKRELTNEHYIRMSNMQYQYKKCNVVFPRIFDLITHQKKQCYKDEDDDAQDESQTEDSMDATDQVVYKHCAVSGQTDAAKTSTVPAASSGSRTSRPLISSPKPEPEKASPKPDYPTEKPKQSDPSPPSQGTKSAPSLASTSTDPPQAPTAQPQPQPPKQPQLIGRPPSASQNPVPSSPLQISMTSLQNSLPPQLLQYQCDQCTVAFPTLELWQEHQDMHFLTAQNQFLHSPFLERPLDMPYMIFDPNNPLMTGQLLGSSLTQMPPQTSSSHDATTPGTVAASLKRKLDDKEDNNCSEKEGGNSSEDQHRDKRLRTSITPEQLEILYEKYLLDSNPTRKMLDHIAREVGLKKRVMQVWFQNTRARERKGQFRAVGPAQSHKRCPFCRALFKAKSALESHIRSRHWNEGKQAGYILPPSPLISTEDGGESPQKYIYFDYPSLPLTKIDLLSENELASTVSTPVSKTAELSPKNLLSPSSIKAECPEDVENLNAPPXSGYDQTKADFDETSSINTAISDATTGDEGNTEMESTTGSSADVKPALSPKEPKTLDALPKPATTPTTEVCDDKFLFSLTSPSIHFNEKDGDRNQSFYITDDPDDNADRSETSSIADPSSPNPFGSSNPFKSKSNDRPGHKRFRTQMSNFQLKVLKACFSDYRTPTMKECEMLGNEIGLPKRVVQVWFQNARAKEKKFKINIGKPFMINQSGTGGTKPECTLCRVKYSARLSIRDHIFSKQHISKVRETVGSQLDREKDYLAPTTVRQLMAQQELDRIKKASDVLGLTVQQPGMMDSSSLHGISLPAAYPGLPGLPPVLLPGMNSPSSLPGFPQNSNSKSFKGKSVWLIDGTKKSITSDQE